A segment of the Bacteroides acidifaciens genome:
ATCTGGCTTATCGCGACCAGATCAGGGAAGCGCACGTCTTACTGTCATGTGCTACTGTCATAGATCGCCTGTTGAGATATGATTCAACCCGTTATGTTATTTGTCGGGGAGTGAAATTGGTAATACATTTGCTGCATTGTTTGGAGAGGTGGGTGAAAGAATTGGATGAGGATGCCCCGCAATTGATGAAGGAGTCAGCCCGTATGGTGAATGATATTTTGTCCGGAAGTGAATTAGGTGAAGTCTTGGAACAGACTTCTAGCGAAGAAAGGCGGCTATCTAATTATACGATAGATAAATACGATTATCTATTTCGCTGTACCCGTTTGTCGTCTTTGAAAGAATTATTATCAGTTTTGTATTTATTGGATGTTTGCCGGACAGCTCATCGGGTAGCGAAAGAGAAAAATTTCTGTTGTACACCGAAAGTGGTGGAAACAATGGATTTTTCGGTCGAGGATGTAGTTCATCCTTTTGTGAAAAATGTACGGAAGAATAGTTGGGTGATGTCCCGGGGAAATATCAGTATTTTTACGGGTTCTAACATGGCGGGAAAGTCAACCACTTTGAAAGCACTGACTTTGGCTGTCTGGCTGGCGCATTGCGGACTGCCTGTCCCGGTGAAGTCAATGGTTTGTCCTCTTTACGAAGGTATTTATACTTCTATTAATTTGCCGGATTCTTTGCGTGACGGGCGAAGCCATTTCATGGCAGAGGTGCTTCGTATAAAAGAAGTGATGCAAAAAGCGCTTACAGGAAAACGTTGTTTGGTCGTCTTGGATGAAATGTTTCGCGGAACTAATGCTAAGGATGCTTTTGAGGCTTCTCTTGCAGTCAATGAATTATTGAAAAGATTCTCTTGTTGCCATTTCCTTATATCAACTCATATTCTGGAGTATGCGAAAGCATTTGAAAAAGATCCTGCCTGTTGTTTTTATTATATGGAAGCGGAAATTATTGACGATGCATTTGTTTGTCATCATCGGCTATTGCAGGGGATTTCGGAGGCTAGGGTAGGATATTGGGTCGTGAAAAAACTACTGGCAGGTTTGATATAGTTTGAGAGGATAGCCAGTTGGAGGAATCGCTAGTTTTGTTCCAATGCCGAAGGAAACTGTGGGGTCAAATGTGCAGATAAAACTCCTTCTTTTAAAACAGTGAAGGGACGTAGTTACCGGATTGAATATGATGTGACTAAAGGATTTATTAGACAGTAAATAGAAAATATCGGAAAATTAGAAAGTAGGATATGGTATTAGAGTATTTGAAATTGTTTGTGACGTTTGCGAAGATTGGAATGTTTACTATTGGTGGTGGCTATGCCATGATTCCGTTAATTGAACGGGAGATCGTTGCCAAACAGTGGATGAGTAAGGAGGAATTTATGGAGATGTTTGCCTTGACGCAATCACTACCGGGTGTGTTTGCTGTGAATATTTCTATTTTTGTGGGATATAAGTTGTATAAAGTGGGTGGGAGTCTGGTATGTGCATTGGCTACGATTCTTCCCTCTTTTGTTATCATGATGCTGATAGCCGTGTTTTTTGCACGGTTTCAAGATAATGAAGTGATGATTCGCATCTTTAATGGAATACGTCCTGCCGTGGTAGCGTTGATTTTGTTTCCTTGTATTTCTGCTGTAAGAGCTCTGAAACTGAAATACCTTCAGTTAGTTGCTCCTGCCATAGCTACTCTTTTGATTTGGCAGTTTGGACTGTCTCCTATTTATATTGTATTGGCAGGAATTCTGGGAGGATTGGTATATACGTTGTGGTTGAAAGAAAA
Coding sequences within it:
- a CDS encoding chromate transporter, which codes for MVLEYLKLFVTFAKIGMFTIGGGYAMIPLIEREIVAKQWMSKEEFMEMFALTQSLPGVFAVNISIFVGYKLYKVGGSLVCALATILPSFVIMMLIAVFFARFQDNEVMIRIFNGIRPAVVALILFPCISAVRALKLKYLQLVAPAIATLLIWQFGLSPIYIVLAGILGGLVYTLWLKEKITNKQV
- a CDS encoding MutS-related protein, whose translation is MTYLDTDKQTYADLSITETANNEQFLFSLFSRTETKEGKSLMMNWIMYPLSDLEMIRKRQEAVAWDALPELLLNEEELDFIEYYLAYRDQIREAHVLLSCATVIDRLLRYDSTRYVICRGVKLVIHLLHCLERWVKELDEDAPQLMKESARMVNDILSGSELGEVLEQTSSEERRLSNYTIDKYDYLFRCTRLSSLKELLSVLYLLDVCRTAHRVAKEKNFCCTPKVVETMDFSVEDVVHPFVKNVRKNSWVMSRGNISIFTGSNMAGKSTTLKALTLAVWLAHCGLPVPVKSMVCPLYEGIYTSINLPDSLRDGRSHFMAEVLRIKEVMQKALTGKRCLVVLDEMFRGTNAKDAFEASLAVNELLKRFSCCHFLISTHILEYAKAFEKDPACCFYYMEAEIIDDAFVCHHRLLQGISEARVGYWVVKKLLAGLI